From the genome of Bordetella sp. H567, one region includes:
- a CDS encoding DUF4148 domain-containing protein — MKAKTIVSALILSFAAIGAAQAANSEPNTVPFQGVYGQAVDSVSRVQVLAELQQAHVAGLTGNADIDNTPFTAQADSGVSHAQIALGSDFGDSNNQPFQGA, encoded by the coding sequence ATGAAAGCCAAGACCATCGTTTCCGCTCTGATTCTTTCGTTCGCCGCCATCGGCGCCGCGCAAGCCGCCAACAGCGAACCGAACACCGTGCCCTTCCAAGGCGTGTACGGCCAAGCGGTTGACAGCGTGAGCCGTGTGCAAGTGCTGGCCGAGCTGCAGCAAGCGCACGTCGCCGGCCTGACCGGCAACGCCGATATCGACAACACGCCCTTTACCGCGCAAGCCGATAGCGGCGTGAGCCACGCGCAGATCGCGCTGGGCTCGGATTTCGGTGACTCGAACAACCAGCCGTTCCAAGGTGCGTAA
- a CDS encoding DUF4148 domain-containing protein, protein MKAKTIVSALILSFAAIGAAQAANSEPNNVPFQGVYGQAVDSVSRTQVLGELRQAHTAGLTGNADVDNAPFTAQADSGVSHAQIARGSDFGDSNNQPFQGA, encoded by the coding sequence ATGAAAGCCAAGACCATCGTTTCCGCTCTGATTCTTTCTTTCGCCGCCATTGGCGCCGCGCAAGCCGCCAACAGCGAACCGAACAATGTGCCTTTTCAAGGCGTCTACGGCCAAGCGGTCGACAGCGTGAGCCGCACCCAAGTGCTAGGCGAGCTGCGGCAAGCGCACACCGCCGGCCTGACGGGCAACGCCGATGTCGACAACGCGCCCTTTACCGCCCAAGCCGATAGCGGCGTGAGCCATGCTCAGATCGCCCGGGGCTCGGATTTTGGCGATTCGAACAACCAGCCGTTCCAAGGTGCGTAA
- a CDS encoding DUF4148 domain-containing protein translates to MKAKTIVSALILSFAAIGAAQAANSEPNTVPFQGVYGQAADSASRTQVLGELQQARTAGLTGNADIDNTPFTAQADSGVSHAQIARGSDFGDSNNQPFQGA, encoded by the coding sequence ATGAAAGCCAAGACCATCGTTTCCGCGCTGATTCTTTCCTTTGCCGCCATCGGCGCCGCGCAAGCCGCCAACAGCGAACCGAACACCGTACCCTTCCAAGGCGTCTACGGCCAGGCCGCCGACAGCGCCAGCCGCACCCAAGTGCTGGGCGAGCTGCAACAAGCGCGCACCGCCGGCCTGACGGGCAACGCCGATATCGACAACACGCCCTTTACCGCGCAAGCCGACAGCGGCGTGAGCCATGCTCAGATCGCCCGGGGCTCGGATTTTGGCGATTCGAACAACCAGCCGTTCCAAGGTGCGTAA
- a CDS encoding DUF4148 domain-containing protein yields MKAKTIVSALILSFAAIGAAQAANSEPNTVPFQGVYGQAVDSVSRTQVLGELQQARTVGLTGNADIDNAPFTAQADSGVSHAQIARGSDFGDSNNQPFQGA; encoded by the coding sequence ATGAAAGCCAAGACCATCGTTTCCGCTCTGATTCTTTCCTTCGCCGCCATCGGCGCCGCGCAAGCCGCCAACAGCGAACCGAACACCGTGCCCTTCCAAGGCGTGTACGGCCAGGCCGTCGACAGCGTCAGCCGCACCCAAGTGCTGGGCGAGCTGCAGCAAGCGCGCACCGTCGGCCTGACGGGCAACGCCGATATCGACAATGCGCCCTTTACCGCGCAAGCCGATAGCGGCGTGAGCCATGCTCAGATCGCCCGGGGCTCGGATTTCGGCGATTCGAACAACCAGCCGTTCCAAGGTGCGTAA